GCGTGCAGGAACAGGTCGGGGGCGGGCTTGCCGACGCCGACGTCCTGGGCGGAGAACAGCAGCTCGTCGCTGAAGTACCCGGACAGCCCGGTGAGGCGGTGCGCGGTGCGGATCCAGGAGTGGTGGGCGGAGGAGGCGACGCAGTAGCGCAGGCCGTGCTCCTGGAGGTGGTTCAGCAGCTTCTCGGCGCCGGCCACCGGCCGCAGCTCGTCCGCGAAAGCGGCGAACACCCGGTCGTGGAACAGGTCGTCGAAGCCCTCCGGAAGGGTGGCGCCGTGCCGTTCGGCGATCACGTCGTGCACGGTGTGCGCGGCGGTGCCCATGAAGTCGCGGTAGGAGTCCTCGACGGTGGTGGGGAAGCCGAGCTCGGTGAGGTACTCGGCGAGCACCCGGTTGGAGATCGGCTCGCTGTCCACCAGCACGCCGTCGTTGTCCAGAATCAGCAGGTCGTAGCTCACGGGACCCGAGACTACTTTCCGCCGGTGGCCAGTTCCCGGGAGCGGTCCCGGGCGGCCTCCAGTGCGCCGAGCAGCGCGGCCCGGACGCCGTGGTTCTCCAGCTCGCGGATGGCGGCGATGGTGGTGCCGGCCGGCGAGGTGACGGCCTCGCGGAGCTTGACGGGGTGCTCGCCGGAGTCGCGGAGCATCACCGAGGCGCCGATCGCGGACTGCACGATCAGCTCGTGCGCGACCTGGCGGGGCAGGCCGAGCAGGATGCCGGCGTCGATCATCGCCTCGACCAGGAAGTAGAAGTAGGCGGGGCCGGAGCCGGACAGCGCGGTGGCGGCGTCCTGCTGGCTCTCGGGGACCCGCAGCGCCTTGCCGACCGAGCGGAAGATCGCCTCGGTGCGGGTCAGGTGCGCCTCGGCCGCGTGCGAGCCGCCGGAGATCACGCTCATGCCCTCGTCGACCAGCACGGGCGTGTTCGGCATGACGCGGACCACGGGGGTGCCGGGGGCGAGGCGCTCCTCGAACCAGGCGGTGGGGATGCCGGCGGCGGCGGAGACCACCAGCTTGTCGGCGGCGACGTGCGGGGCGAGCTCGTCCAGCAGGGTGCCCATGTCCTGCGGCTTGACGGCCAGGATGAGGGTGTCGGCGAGCTTGGCGGCCTCCGCGTTGGAGACGGTGGTGACGCCGTAGCGGTCGGCGAGTTCGGTGGCGCGCTCGGCGCGGCGGGCGGTGACCAGCACGTCGGCCGGGTCGGTGCCGGCCCGCAGCAGGCCGGAGAGCAGGGCCTCGCCGATCTTGCCCGTCCCGAGGAAGGCGATCTTCTGGCCGGCGGTGGTGGTGTCGCTCATGGGGCCCTCCGTGCGCTGCGGTTCCTGCCCGCCATCTTGCACCGGACGGACCCCGGCCCGGCGCCGGTGTCCACCCTGCGGGCGGCGGCGCTCCGACGCACCGTCACCGTCGACGTGACAGTGCGGGACCGACCGCCCGGGAGCCCGCTGCTCGGCCGGGCCCTAGGGGGAATCTCAGGGGCCCGCGCTCTGGATTCCGGGGCGGCCGAGGAGCACCGTGGAGACATGGGACACGGAGAGTTGTCAGGACGTGAGAGCCGCCAGGTCGCCGTCGCCGCCGCGACGCTCGGACCGTGGCGGACGGCGACGGCGGTGGGCGCGGTGGTCGGCGGGGCCGCGCTCGGCGTCGACGTGATCACCGGCCACTGGTCGACGGACATTCTGGCCGGGCCGGTCGGCCTCGGCCTGTTCTTCTTCTTCCTGGTCGGCACGGTCGGCGGCCGGCTGCGCGGGGGCGGCGACCGCCGGCTGCGGCGCTGGGCGGACGCGCACCCGTGGCAGTCGGCGCTGCCGGCCGCCGGCGCGCTGCTGGTGCTGAACACCGTGGCGCTGTGGGTGCTGAGCAGCATGGGCCTGTTCGGCGCGCTGTTCACCTCGCTGCTGCCGGCCGGGCTGCTGCTGGTGGTGGCGGGCGTGGTGGGCTCGGTGAAGGCGGCCCGCAGGAGCTGACACCCGTTGTTCGGCCCCCGGTGTCGGGCGTGTCGGAGGTGGTCGGCATACTTCCGGCCGTGCCGACAACAGATGAGCCGGGGCCCGACCACAGAGAGCCCCAATCGCAGGACCCCTTCGAGGGGTTGGTGCTGGACGAGGACTTCGTCCGCGCCGCAGGAGTGCAGGAGGCGTCCGGGCGGGCCCGGATGCTGACGGCCCGCTGGAAGGACAACCCGCCGCCGGAGAACGAGGCCTGGCGGCCCGTCACGGAGGTCCGCCGCTCCCGCTGGCGCGGCCGCACCCGCCGGGCCGGCGGTCCCGCACCGGTTGCCCGGTCCCGCAAGCACCCGGTGCGCAACGCGCTGCTGGTGCTGCTGGTGCCCGTGCTGGTCCTGGTCGGACTGGCGTTCACCGAGGACACCTCGAACGGCGTGCCCGAGTCCTCCGCGCTGCCCACCGTGGGCGCCGAGACGGCCGCGCCGAGCAGCGCCGCCCCGCAGGTGGACCCGGAGCTGCCGACCGCGGAGCACCCGTGGGCGGGCTCCCCGGCCGAGGCCTGGCCGAACGGCGAGGCCGGCATCGGGGTGGCCGATCCGGCGGAGACCGGCGTGTTCAGCCAGTCGCAGGTGGCCAAGGACCTGGCGGCCGTGAAGGCGTACCTGGTCGCGACCAACCTGGATCCGCAGGTGCTGTCCGGTGGCAGCGCGCA
The DNA window shown above is from Streptomyces sp. TLI_171 and carries:
- a CDS encoding HAD family phosphatase, whose amino-acid sequence is MSYDLLILDNDGVLVDSEPISNRVLAEYLTELGFPTTVEDSYRDFMGTAAHTVHDVIAERHGATLPEGFDDLFHDRVFAAFADELRPVAGAEKLLNHLQEHGLRYCVASSAHHSWIRTAHRLTGLSGYFSDELLFSAQDVGVGKPAPDLFLHAARTMGVDPARCLVLEDSRNGVLAARAAGMDVYGYAALTDPAKLTSAGATGLLTALDDAVRLLPN
- the proC gene encoding pyrroline-5-carboxylate reductase: MSDTTTAGQKIAFLGTGKIGEALLSGLLRAGTDPADVLVTARRAERATELADRYGVTTVSNAEAAKLADTLILAVKPQDMGTLLDELAPHVAADKLVVSAAAGIPTAWFEERLAPGTPVVRVMPNTPVLVDEGMSVISGGSHAAEAHLTRTEAIFRSVGKALRVPESQQDAATALSGSGPAYFYFLVEAMIDAGILLGLPRQVAHELIVQSAIGASVMLRDSGEHPVKLREAVTSPAGTTIAAIRELENHGVRAALLGALEAARDRSRELATGGK